From a region of the Mercurialis annua linkage group LG1-X, ddMerAnnu1.2, whole genome shotgun sequence genome:
- the LOC126677579 gene encoding probable LL-diaminopimelate aminotransferase, chloroplastic isoform X1, protein MHFNSQVSHCICKPHALLLQPQTNLISSKTNYMDSRTSRHCTQVPRNVNMENLRSGYLFPEITLRENAHMQKKAHAKLIRLGIGDTTEPIPDMITSAMAQRVHGLSTIEGYRGYGAEQGNMELRNAIADRFYKDLGIKGQEIFVSDGAQCDISRLQMLFGSNVTVAVQDPSFPGYIDTSVIMGQAGKIEEKTGKYNNIVYMNCGAENDFFPDLSATSRTDIIFFCSPNNPTGNAASREQLQQLVEFAKVNGSIIVYDSAYSAYISDDEIPRSIFEIPGAKEVAIEISSFSKFAGFTGVRLGWTVVPEELLYSNGFSVIKDYNRIVCTCFNGASNIAQAGGLACLSEHGYKAVKNVVNYYKGNAKILAETFESLGLKVYGGKNAPYIWVHFPGLSSWDLFNQILEKTDIVTVPGRGFGPAGEGYIRVSAFAHSETILEASLRLKNFFT, encoded by the exons ATGCATTTCAATTCTCAAGTTTCACACTGCATTTGCAAACCACATGCACTTCTTTTGCAACCTCAAACCAATTTGATCAG TTCCAAGACCAACTATATGGACAGCAGAACTA GTCGTCACTGCACACAAGTTCCACGAAATGTGAATATGGAGAACCTTCGAAGTGGTTATTTATTTCCTGAG ATAACCTTAAGGGAAAACGCACACATGCAAAAGAAAGCACATGCAAAATTGATTAGACTTGGAATCGGTGATACCACAGAGCCTATACCGGATATGATAACGTCTGCTATGGCCCAG CGTGTGCATGGTTTGTCAACTATTGAAGGTTACAGAGGATATGGAGCTGAGCAAGGAAACATG GAATTAAGAAACGCTATTGCAGACAGGTTTTACAAAGACTTGGGTATAAAAGGACAGGAGATTTTTGTATCGGATGGAGCACAGTGTGATATTTCTCGCCTTCAg ATGCTCTTTGGTTCCAATGTGACAGTGGCTGTGCAGGACCCATCTTTTCCG GGTTATATAGATACAAGTGTAATTATGGGTCAAGCCGGCAAGATTGAAGAGAAAACAGGAAAATATAACAACATTGTGTATATGAACTGTGGAGCTGAGAATGATTTTTTTCCTGATCTGTCAGCtacatcaagaacagatattaTATTCTTTTGCTCTCCAAACAATCCAACAGGAAATGCCGCATCGCGCGAGCAATTACAGCAATTAGTTGAATTTGCAAAGGTTAATGGGTCCATAATAGTTTATGATTCTGCATATTCTGCTTATATATCTGACGATGAAATTCCGAGATCAATCTTTGAAATTCCTGGAGCAAAAGAG GTTGCTATTGAAATTTCATCGTTTTCAAAATTTGCTGGGTTTACAGGCGTCAGGCTTGGATGGACAGTGGTTCCCGAAGAGCTGTTATATTCAAATGGATTTTCTGTAATAAAAGATTATAATCGGATCGTTTGCACTTGCTTCAATGGTGCATCAAATATTGCTCAGGCTGGAGGGCTAGCCTGCCTTTCTGAACATGGCTACAAG GCTGTGAAGAATGTGGTCAACTACTACAAAGGGAACGCAAAAATACTGGCTGAGACATTCGAATCTCTTGGACTCAAAGTTTACGGAGGAAAAAATGCACCATACATATGGGTACATTTTCCAGGCTTAAGTTCTTGGGATTTGTTCAACCAAATCCTTGAAAAAACAGATATAGTTACTGTTCCAGGCAGAGGATTTGGACCTGCTGGTGAAGGTTACATCAGAGTTAGTGCCTTTGCTCATAGTGAAACCATTTTGGAAGCTTCATTGAGACTGAAGAACTTCTTCACTTGa
- the LOC126677579 gene encoding probable LL-diaminopimelate aminotransferase, chloroplastic isoform X2, translated as MHFNSQVSHCICKPHALLLQPQTNLISSKTNYMDSRTSRHCTQVPRNVNMENLRSGYLFPEITLRENAHMQKKAHAKLIRLGIGDTTEPIPDMITSAMAQRVHGLSTIEGYRGYGAEQGNMELRNAIADRFYKDLGIKGQEIFVSDGAQCDISRLQMLFGSNVTVAVQDPSFPGYIDTSVIMGQAGKIEEKTGKYNNIVYMNCGAENDFFPDLSATSRTDIIFFCSPNNPTGNAASREQLQQLVEFAKVNGSIIVYDSAYSAYISDDEIPRSIFEIPGAKEVAIEISSFSKFAGFTGVRLGWTVVPEELLYSNGFSVIKDYNRIVCTCFNGASNIAQAGGLACLSEHGYKVGYPSSPVKSVLPGLGFRF; from the exons ATGCATTTCAATTCTCAAGTTTCACACTGCATTTGCAAACCACATGCACTTCTTTTGCAACCTCAAACCAATTTGATCAG TTCCAAGACCAACTATATGGACAGCAGAACTA GTCGTCACTGCACACAAGTTCCACGAAATGTGAATATGGAGAACCTTCGAAGTGGTTATTTATTTCCTGAG ATAACCTTAAGGGAAAACGCACACATGCAAAAGAAAGCACATGCAAAATTGATTAGACTTGGAATCGGTGATACCACAGAGCCTATACCGGATATGATAACGTCTGCTATGGCCCAG CGTGTGCATGGTTTGTCAACTATTGAAGGTTACAGAGGATATGGAGCTGAGCAAGGAAACATG GAATTAAGAAACGCTATTGCAGACAGGTTTTACAAAGACTTGGGTATAAAAGGACAGGAGATTTTTGTATCGGATGGAGCACAGTGTGATATTTCTCGCCTTCAg ATGCTCTTTGGTTCCAATGTGACAGTGGCTGTGCAGGACCCATCTTTTCCG GGTTATATAGATACAAGTGTAATTATGGGTCAAGCCGGCAAGATTGAAGAGAAAACAGGAAAATATAACAACATTGTGTATATGAACTGTGGAGCTGAGAATGATTTTTTTCCTGATCTGTCAGCtacatcaagaacagatattaTATTCTTTTGCTCTCCAAACAATCCAACAGGAAATGCCGCATCGCGCGAGCAATTACAGCAATTAGTTGAATTTGCAAAGGTTAATGGGTCCATAATAGTTTATGATTCTGCATATTCTGCTTATATATCTGACGATGAAATTCCGAGATCAATCTTTGAAATTCCTGGAGCAAAAGAG GTTGCTATTGAAATTTCATCGTTTTCAAAATTTGCTGGGTTTACAGGCGTCAGGCTTGGATGGACAGTGGTTCCCGAAGAGCTGTTATATTCAAATGGATTTTCTGTAATAAAAGATTATAATCGGATCGTTTGCACTTGCTTCAATGGTGCATCAAATATTGCTCAGGCTGGAGGGCTAGCCTGCCTTTCTGAACATGGCTACAAG GTTGGATATCCGTCCAGCCCGGTTAAGTCCGTCTTGCCTGGTTTGGGATTTAGATTCTAA